Proteins found in one Zea mays cultivar B73 chromosome 1, Zm-B73-REFERENCE-NAM-5.0, whole genome shotgun sequence genomic segment:
- the LOC100191530 gene encoding Ras-related protein Rab5A, with protein MAATAGGNKIRNAKLVLLGDVGAGKSSLVLRFVKGQFVEFQESTIGAAFFSQTLAVNDETVKFEIWDTAGQERYHSLAPMYYRGAAAAIVVYDITNAASFTRAKKWVQELQAQGNSNTIVALAGNKADLLDTRQVSADEAKAYAQENGLFFMETSAKTATNVNDVFYEIAKKLLQGQQVQNPQGGMVLNQRPPERMVSSSSCCA; from the exons ATGGCGGCAACCGCGGGCGGCAACAAGATCCGCAACGCCAAGCTG GTTCTTCTTGGGGACGTGGGCGCCGGCAAGTCCAGCCTGGTCCTCCGGTTTGTGAAAGGCCAGTTCGTCGAGTTCCAG GAATCCACCATCGGCGCGGCTTTCTTCTCGCAGACCCTGGCGGTGAACGACGAGACGGTCAAGTTCGAGATATGGGACACGGCGGGGCAGGAGCGGTACCACAGCTTGGCTCCCATGTATTACCGGGGCGCTGCGGCTGCCATAGTTGTCTACGACATCACGAACGCG GCCTCTTTTACGCGTGCGAAGAAATGGGTTCAAGAACTTCAAGCACAAG GAAACTCGAATACAATAGTGGCTCTTGCCGGGAACAAGGCTGATTTGTTAGATACGAGGCAGGTGTCAGCAGAT GAAGCAAAGGCGTATGCTCAAGAGAATGGTCTCTTCTTCATGGAAACTTCTGCCAAAACAGCTACCAATGTGAACGACGTGTTCTATGAGATTG CGAAGAAACTGCTTCAAGGGCAGCAGGTTCAGAACCCACAAGGCGGGATGGTTCTCAACCAGAGACCACCTGAGAGGATGGTGAGCTCTTCTTCCTGCTGTGCGTGA